One region of Oxalobacteraceae bacterium OTU3CAMAD1 genomic DNA includes:
- a CDS encoding type II secretion system GspH family protein: MTSYPYMPSRHRQSGFTIVEIAIVLLVVGLMIGGLVAPLSSQLEQRRVSETVRAMDEAKEALMGYALRNGYLPCPAISAADGREDRSGAVCNKRFGYLPWATLGVGRLDGWGRILAYSVTPAFADSTAFFTLTTKRDITIATRSTSGGGDLVPSTDVDDIPAAIMSFGRNGYGGTSDQNTRILDAGSNNIDEKTNLQSGGVALISRPASTDPRGAGGEFDDIVIWISPNILYNRMVAAQKLP, encoded by the coding sequence ATGACTTCTTACCCTTACATGCCTTCACGCCACCGACAATCCGGCTTTACCATCGTCGAAATCGCCATCGTCCTGCTGGTCGTCGGCCTGATGATCGGCGGCCTGGTGGCGCCGCTGTCGTCGCAACTGGAACAGCGCCGCGTCAGCGAGACGGTGCGCGCCATGGACGAGGCCAAGGAAGCGCTGATGGGCTACGCCCTGCGCAACGGCTACCTGCCCTGCCCGGCCATCTCGGCCGCCGACGGCCGCGAGGACCGCTCCGGCGCGGTCTGTAACAAGCGCTTCGGCTACCTGCCATGGGCGACCCTGGGCGTGGGCCGGCTCGACGGCTGGGGCCGGATATTGGCCTACAGCGTCACGCCGGCGTTCGCCGACAGCACCGCCTTCTTCACGCTCACGACCAAGCGCGACATCACCATCGCCACGCGCAGTACCAGCGGCGGCGGCGACCTCGTGCCGTCCACCGACGTCGACGATATTCCGGCGGCCATCATGTCGTTCGGGCGCAACGGCTACGGCGGCACCAGCGACCAGAACACCCGCATCCTCGACGCCGGCAGCAACAATATCGACGAAAAGACCAATCTGCAAAGCGGGGGCGTGGCGCTGATCAGCCGTCCGGCCAGCACCGATCCGCGCGGCGCCGGCGGCGAGTTCGACGATATCGTCATCTGGATTTCGCCCAACATCCTGTACAACCGCATGGTGGCGGCGCAAAAGTTGCCGTGA
- a CDS encoding prepilin-type N-terminal cleavage/methylation domain-containing protein, with translation MRTPPAPPLRQRGFTLVEIAIVLVIIGLLLGGVLKGQGLIDSARVKNIIQQSTSLTAAVNAYQDKFRALPGDDVQGTSHAPGATGNGNGDGQIAEYQLAPQHLALSGFITGSFNGTTDFMTSAQGGAVYIYNDVVGGRGGNGVRLDNLPDSFAEQVDSKLDDGKFNTGSVRATGPYTNDGSVIQRTALFF, from the coding sequence ATGCGTACGCCCCCTGCCCCCCCTCTGCGCCAACGCGGCTTTACCCTGGTTGAAATCGCCATCGTGCTCGTCATCATCGGCCTGCTGCTGGGCGGCGTGTTGAAGGGACAGGGCCTGATCGACAGCGCCCGCGTCAAGAATATCATTCAGCAATCGACGTCGCTGACGGCCGCCGTCAACGCCTACCAGGACAAATTCCGCGCGCTGCCGGGTGACGATGTGCAAGGCACCAGCCATGCGCCCGGCGCCACCGGCAACGGCAACGGCGACGGCCAGATCGCCGAGTACCAACTGGCGCCGCAGCATCTGGCGCTGTCGGGCTTCATCACCGGCTCGTTCAACGGCACCACTGATTTCATGACCAGCGCCCAGGGCGGCGCGGTGTACATCTACAATGACGTGGTCGGGGGACGCGGCGGCAACGGCGTGCGGCTCGACAATCTGCCCGATTCGTTCGCCGAGCAGGTCGACAGCAAACTCGATGACGGCAAGTTCAACACCGGCTCGGTGCGCGCGACCGGACCGTACACCAACGACGGCAGCGTGATCCAGCGGACCGCGTTGTTCTTTTAG
- a CDS encoding response regulator, with protein MPERKPSPPLPSIRSQIALLVLACALPAAVGFGAVVRQFYSRERATLMEDTRQAARMVAAAIDRDLIQSEGAAMALATSPSIREIDKGGLRVQAGGLLGPQFPASQFLLSDETGGVAMHVGAPLPDTFNQVNNSKRLAPLFHSARPQLSIIYVAGSALLAVDVPVFIDTHVAYAMTVLLKPDRLTAILRDEKIQPHQSMTLYDGDGTIVAQAGGPRQVLGQPADATLRARLLQSSDALLATEDTEGTPVYLGYSRSPVSGATVAIATPQAKALEELLRAVTTISLAMGLVLLAGFSLAWFVGGRIARSVRDLVGPAEALASGAPFTVQPMSFREAQAVADAFHALEGDLRAHRHELEKLVDERTSQLEKSRAQLETLYATAPVGLSYVDSELRVIRINDYMAALNGQKVVAHLGRHLSDMITDTNVRQGVLADYRTVLDTGRPLTGIERSGYTAANPKQLSHWVLSYYPQFDQDGKISAITSLLLDVTDQKRVAAELLQSRQLFSSVVEHMPAMIFLKRASDLRYDMFNRYGALLLGHTSGEPLIGKNDYDFVPAEQAELYAAGDRGVLASPPGEITEIAEEPITTVGGQTRYLTTRKVALRDEHGVATHVLGISLDITERKQAKEALRATIERLGESEQFVRTVTDNLPGMVAYWDAGLCCRFANRYFLEWYQLSLEQMMGARMADVLGERQYADNAPYVQAALQGEPQGFASELTWPSGQLSYTWVNYIPDIGQYGEVRGFFVLVSDVTELKETELHLQELNVELVLARDRAEAASRAKSEFLANMSHEIRTPMNAIIGLARLLQEAGLGPRERGYLDKIQLATQSLLSLVNDVLDFSRVEAGQLALEHANFQLEQILDSISVLISGSASDKGVELVFEIDPSLPNELAGDPMRLQQVLLNLLSNAIKFTAEGEVVLSVRRAATARPDERALLIEFRVRDTGVGIPAEQQAHIFDAFSQADSSTSRKFGGVGLGLAICRQLADMMGGAIEVRSEAGHGAEFLFSCPFECLAAPAAPVIPAAAAALSLLIVDDSASVRAALQAACAHLGWSAAVAADAPAALAMLHESHRMERPYGLLLLDRDMPGMDGPALLQHIHASMALPLPPVLMMVTEHLAAAEAQHAGSLGLAGILSKPVTPARLLARVAALLGGDAGGPADGTEAASPLHGRLAGMRILLVEDNEINQEVAQYILLHAGATVDVRSNGQLAVDLLTAEPDRYDVVLMDVQMPVLNGYDATAALRAAGLSLPVVAMTANVMEDDRRRAQAAGMDAHVAKPIDVEDLIAVLTGLVPSAAPGGVEAAGATPSPPATAVTADPAPATAARPDTALPGIDVDAALARLGGDRGALAALLRRFEQSQGGTVDEVRALLADGQPQQAAQALHRLRGVASNLGAGDVARLSALVETALHQGGEADSGGLDTALDQLATALDVVTASIRGMAAANQDMPVGNTDASDLPQKLAELQSLLQNNNLKALEHFRELRPALAATAQSGALAEAVETLDFSTAAKLVENMLQRKESA; from the coding sequence GTGCCAGAAAGAAAACCCAGTCCCCCCCTGCCTTCGATCCGCTCGCAGATCGCGCTGCTCGTGCTGGCGTGCGCGTTGCCGGCGGCGGTGGGCTTCGGCGCCGTGGTGCGGCAGTTCTACAGCCGCGAACGCGCCACCCTGATGGAGGACACCCGCCAGGCCGCGCGCATGGTGGCCGCCGCCATCGACCGCGACCTGATCCAGAGCGAGGGCGCGGCCATGGCGCTGGCGACCTCGCCCAGCATCCGCGAAATCGACAAGGGCGGATTGCGGGTCCAGGCCGGTGGCCTGCTGGGGCCGCAATTTCCCGCATCGCAATTTTTATTGAGCGACGAGACCGGCGGCGTGGCCATGCACGTCGGCGCGCCGTTGCCGGACACCTTCAACCAGGTCAACAACAGCAAACGGCTGGCGCCGCTGTTCCACAGCGCCCGCCCGCAGCTGTCGATCATCTACGTCGCCGGCAGCGCGCTGCTGGCGGTCGACGTGCCGGTGTTCATCGACACCCACGTGGCGTACGCCATGACCGTCCTGCTCAAGCCGGACCGACTGACGGCCATCCTGCGCGACGAGAAAATCCAGCCGCACCAGTCGATGACCTTGTACGACGGCGACGGCACCATCGTGGCGCAGGCCGGCGGACCGCGCCAGGTGCTGGGCCAGCCGGCCGACGCCACCCTGCGCGCCCGGCTGCTGCAATCGTCCGACGCGCTGCTGGCGACCGAGGACACCGAGGGCACGCCGGTCTACCTGGGCTACAGCCGCTCGCCCGTCAGCGGCGCCACCGTCGCCATCGCCACGCCGCAGGCCAAGGCGCTGGAGGAACTGCTGCGCGCCGTCACCACCATCTCGCTGGCCATGGGGCTGGTGCTGCTGGCCGGCTTTTCGCTGGCGTGGTTCGTCGGCGGACGCATCGCGCGCTCGGTGCGCGATCTGGTCGGCCCGGCCGAGGCGCTGGCCAGCGGCGCGCCGTTCACCGTGCAACCGATGAGTTTTCGCGAGGCGCAGGCGGTGGCAGACGCCTTCCACGCGCTCGAGGGCGACCTGCGGGCCCACCGCCACGAACTGGAAAAGCTGGTCGACGAGCGCACCTCGCAACTGGAAAAGTCGCGCGCCCAGCTTGAAACACTGTACGCCACCGCCCCCGTCGGCCTGAGCTATGTCGACAGCGAGCTGCGGGTAATCCGCATCAACGACTACATGGCGGCGTTGAACGGACAAAAAGTGGTGGCCCACCTGGGCCGCCACCTCAGCGACATGATCACCGACACCAACGTGCGGCAAGGCGTGCTGGCCGACTACCGCACCGTACTCGACACGGGGCGGCCGCTGACCGGCATCGAGCGCTCCGGCTACACGGCGGCCAACCCCAAGCAACTGTCCCATTGGGTGCTGAGCTACTACCCGCAGTTCGACCAGGACGGCAAGATCAGCGCCATCACCAGCCTGCTGCTGGACGTGACCGACCAGAAGCGCGTGGCGGCCGAGCTGCTGCAGTCGCGCCAGCTGTTCAGCTCTGTCGTGGAGCACATGCCGGCGATGATCTTCCTCAAGCGTGCCTCCGATCTGCGCTACGATATGTTCAACCGCTACGGCGCCCTGTTGCTCGGCCACACCAGCGGCGAGCCGTTGATCGGCAAAAACGACTACGATTTCGTGCCGGCCGAGCAGGCCGAACTCTACGCCGCCGGCGACCGCGGCGTGCTGGCCTCGCCCCCCGGCGAGATCACCGAGATCGCCGAGGAGCCCATCACCACCGTCGGCGGCCAGACGCGCTACCTGACCACGCGCAAGGTGGCGCTGCGCGACGAGCACGGCGTGGCCACCCACGTGCTGGGCATCTCGCTCGACATCACCGAGCGCAAGCAGGCCAAGGAGGCGCTGCGCGCCACCATCGAGCGCCTGGGCGAAAGCGAACAGTTCGTGCGCACCGTGACCGACAACCTGCCCGGCATGGTGGCCTACTGGGACGCCGGCCTGTGCTGCCGGTTCGCCAACCGCTACTTCCTCGAGTGGTACCAGCTGAGCCTGGAGCAGATGATGGGCGCGCGCATGGCCGACGTGCTCGGCGAGCGGCAATACGCCGACAACGCGCCCTACGTGCAGGCCGCGCTCCAGGGCGAGCCGCAGGGCTTCGCCAGCGAGCTGACCTGGCCCTCCGGCCAGCTGAGCTACACCTGGGTCAACTACATCCCCGACATCGGCCAGTACGGCGAGGTGCGCGGCTTTTTCGTGCTGGTGTCGGACGTGACCGAACTGAAGGAAACCGAGCTGCACCTGCAGGAACTGAACGTCGAACTGGTGCTCGCGCGCGACCGCGCCGAGGCCGCCAGCCGCGCCAAGAGCGAGTTCCTGGCCAATATGAGCCACGAGATCCGCACGCCGATGAACGCCATCATCGGCCTGGCCCGGCTGCTGCAAGAGGCCGGGCTGGGGCCGCGCGAGCGCGGCTACCTGGACAAGATCCAGCTGGCCACGCAGTCGCTGCTGAGCCTGGTGAACGACGTACTGGACTTCTCGCGGGTCGAGGCCGGCCAGCTCGCGCTCGAGCACGCGAACTTCCAGCTCGAACAGATCCTCGACAGCATCAGCGTGCTCATCAGCGGCAGCGCATCCGACAAGGGCGTCGAGCTGGTGTTCGAGATCGACCCCAGCCTGCCCAACGAGCTGGCGGGCGACCCGATGCGGCTGCAGCAGGTCTTGCTCAATCTGCTGAGCAACGCCATCAAGTTCACCGCCGAGGGCGAGGTGGTGCTGTCGGTGCGGCGGGCCGCCACGGCGCGCCCGGACGAGCGCGCGCTGCTGATCGAGTTCCGCGTGCGCGACACTGGCGTCGGCATCCCCGCCGAGCAACAGGCCCACATCTTCGACGCCTTCTCGCAGGCCGACAGCAGCACCAGCCGCAAGTTCGGCGGCGTCGGGCTGGGGCTGGCGATCTGCCGCCAGCTGGCCGACATGATGGGCGGCGCGATCGAGGTGCGCAGCGAGGCCGGCCACGGCGCCGAGTTCCTGTTCTCCTGCCCGTTCGAATGCCTGGCCGCGCCGGCGGCGCCGGTTATCCCGGCGGCGGCGGCCGCGCTGTCGCTGCTGATCGTCGACGACAGCGCCAGCGTGCGCGCCGCGCTGCAAGCGGCCTGCGCCCACCTGGGCTGGAGCGCGGCCGTCGCCGCCGACGCCCCGGCGGCGCTGGCCATGCTGCACGAGAGCCATCGTATGGAGCGCCCCTACGGCCTGTTGTTGCTCGACCGCGACATGCCCGGCATGGACGGCCCGGCGCTGCTCCAGCACATCCACGCCAGCATGGCGCTGCCGTTGCCGCCGGTGCTGATGATGGTCACCGAACACCTGGCGGCGGCCGAGGCGCAGCACGCAGGCAGCCTGGGGCTGGCGGGCATCCTGTCCAAGCCGGTCACCCCGGCGCGGCTACTGGCGCGCGTCGCCGCGCTGCTGGGCGGCGACGCCGGCGGCCCGGCGGATGGAACGGAGGCGGCCTCGCCGCTGCACGGCCGGCTGGCCGGCATGCGCATCCTGCTGGTCGAGGACAACGAGATCAACCAGGAAGTGGCGCAGTACATCCTTCTGCACGCCGGCGCCACCGTCGACGTGCGAAGCAACGGCCAGTTGGCGGTGGACTTGCTGACGGCCGAACCGGACCGCTACGACGTGGTGCTGATGGATGTGCAAATGCCGGTGCTTAACGGCTATGACGCCACGGCGGCGTTGCGCGCGGCCGGCCTGAGCTTGCCGGTGGTGGCCATGACCGCCAACGTCATGGAGGACGACCGCCGCCGCGCCCAGGCCGCCGGCATGGACGCCCACGTCGCCAAGCCGATCGATGTGGAGGACCTGATCGCCGTGCTCACCGGCCTGGTGCCATCGGCGGCGCCGGGCGGGGTAGAGGCAGCCGGCGCGACGCCATCGCCACCGGCCACGGCTGTCACGGCCGATCCGGCGCCCGCCACGGCCGCCCGCCCCGACACCGCCCTGCCCGGCATCGACGTCGACGCCGCGCTGGCCCGCCTTGGCGGCGACCGCGGAGCGCTGGCGGCGCTGCTGCGCCGCTTCGAACAATCCCAGGGCGGCACAGTGGACGAGGTGCGCGCGCTGCTGGCCGACGGCCAGCCCCAGCAGGCGGCGCAGGCGCTGCACCGGCTGCGCGGCGTCGCCTCCAACCTCGGCGCCGGCGATGTCGCCCGGCTGAGTGCGCTTGTCGAAACCGCCCTCCACCAGGGCGGCGAGGCCGACAGTGGCGGGCTCGACACGGCGCTGGACCAGCTGGCGACCGCGCTGGACGTGGTCACCGCCTCGATACGGGGGATGGCGGCGGCGAACCAGGATATGCCG
- a CDS encoding ABC transporter permease: protein MRTLAALTIARYTLLEALRNRLLWLLLVMALGAVGVSGFLNELALTESRQLQAALLGAVLRLAAVFLIATFVVTSMVREANDKGLELLMALPMPRAVYLLGKLAGFAALAVLPAVLFGALALFFAPPAQAALWAVSLLCECWIVAAFSLLCMLTLSQVLPALAAAFAFYVLARAIGTLQLLGHGASAAQSAGQQALTTAIDGVALLLPHLDRFTRSDWLVYHDGGAADLLAIGAQTVIYVALMAAAGLFDLYRKRI from the coding sequence ATGCGCACTCTGGCCGCCCTCACCATCGCCCGCTACACCCTGCTCGAAGCGCTGCGCAACCGGCTGCTGTGGCTGCTGCTCGTGATGGCGCTGGGCGCGGTCGGCGTCAGCGGCTTCCTGAACGAGTTGGCGCTGACCGAAAGCCGCCAGTTGCAGGCCGCGCTGCTGGGCGCGGTGCTGCGGCTGGCGGCGGTGTTTTTGATCGCCACCTTCGTTGTCACCAGCATGGTGCGCGAAGCCAACGACAAGGGACTGGAACTCCTGATGGCGCTGCCGATGCCGCGCGCCGTCTACCTGCTGGGCAAGCTGGCCGGCTTCGCCGCGCTGGCCGTGCTGCCGGCCGTGCTGTTCGGCGCGCTGGCGCTGTTTTTCGCGCCGCCGGCGCAGGCGGCGCTGTGGGCCGTGTCGCTGCTGTGCGAATGCTGGATCGTCGCCGCCTTCAGCCTGTTGTGCATGCTGACCCTGAGCCAGGTACTGCCGGCGCTGGCCGCCGCCTTCGCCTTTTATGTGCTGGCGCGCGCCATCGGCACGCTGCAGTTGCTGGGCCACGGCGCCAGCGCGGCGCAAAGCGCCGGCCAGCAGGCGCTGACCACCGCCATCGACGGCGTGGCGCTGCTGCTGCCGCACCTGGACCGGTTTACCCGCAGCGACTGGCTGGTCTACCACGACGGCGGCGCCGCCGACCTGCTTGCCATCGGCGCGCAGACCGTCATTTATGTGGCGCTGATGGCCGCCGCCGGCTTGTTCGATCTTTACCGCAAGCGGATATGA